The Leptospiraceae bacterium genome has a segment encoding these proteins:
- the galE gene encoding UDP-glucose 4-epimerase GalE gives MKALVIGGAGYIGSHVVWDLLERNIEVIVCDNFSTGNRKNIVQHPKYYLVEGNFQDFEVLQKLISYKPDVVFHFAASKAAGESMLQPTKYSSNNIRGTLTLLEAMIENHIRFFIFSSSAAVYGEPKYLPVDEEHPREPTNYYGFTKKIIEDNLEWFSKLTDLRYASLRYFNAAGYDVKGRVLGLENNPQNLLPVVMETLIGKREKMQVFGNDYPTPDGTCIRDYIHVNDLSSAHLLAMDYIMNTNQNIVVNLGSEKGMSVLEVLQITEKVTNKKVPYEIGSRRKGDAVKLLASSQKAKTILNWNPQFSDPETIIRTMWETYQKNA, from the coding sequence ATGAAGGCTTTGGTAATTGGAGGAGCGGGTTATATAGGTTCCCATGTAGTTTGGGATTTGTTGGAAAGAAATATTGAAGTGATAGTTTGTGATAATTTTTCTACTGGAAACCGAAAAAACATCGTCCAACATCCTAAGTATTATCTCGTTGAAGGAAATTTCCAAGATTTTGAGGTTTTGCAAAAACTAATCTCGTATAAACCTGATGTGGTTTTTCATTTCGCAGCAAGTAAAGCCGCAGGTGAATCCATGCTCCAGCCCACAAAATACTCAAGCAACAACATTCGAGGTACTTTGACTCTTTTAGAAGCAATGATTGAGAATCATATTCGTTTTTTTATTTTTTCATCGAGTGCAGCAGTTTATGGCGAACCCAAGTATCTACCTGTTGATGAAGAACATCCGCGTGAACCAACGAACTATTACGGCTTTACAAAGAAAATTATTGAGGACAATCTGGAATGGTTTTCAAAATTAACGGATTTACGTTATGCTTCCCTTCGATATTTTAACGCAGCGGGTTATGATGTGAAAGGAAGGGTCTTGGGTTTAGAAAATAACCCTCAAAACCTTCTTCCTGTTGTTATGGAGACTTTGATTGGCAAACGTGAAAAGATGCAGGTATTTGGAAATGATTACCCCACACCCGATGGAACATGTATTCGAGATTATATTCATGTGAATGATTTGAGCTCTGCCCATTTGTTGGCAATGGATTATATCATGAATACAAATCAAAATATTGTCGTTAATTTAGGTTCAGAAAAGGGTATGTCGGTTTTAGAGGTTCTTCAAATCACAGAGAAAGTTACTAACAAAAAAGTTCCTTATGAAATCGGTTCGAGAAGAAAAGGAGATGCAGTAAAACTGCTTGCCTCATCGCAAAAGGCAAAAACCATTTTGAATTGGAATCCACAGTTTTCAGATCCAGAAACTATTATAAGAACAATGTGGGAAACTTATCAAAAAAATGCATAA
- a CDS encoding class I SAM-dependent methyltransferase, producing the protein MKDQAHIAEKLPESLLKIIINYLNKKRIREEDLKDLEKNQEKFLKIIDELKKSPIALTPELANQQHYELPYEFFELVLGKYKKYSCCYYDSPNLSLDEAEKKMLDLYIERGEMKNGHSILDLGCGWGSFSLYIAEKFPKSKVVAVTNSKLQKEYIDNQIKIRKLKNLKVIKADMNVFETKQKFDRVISVEMFEHMRNYEKLLEKISRFMNKNAKLFVHIFAHRQFPYFYVVRDETDWMAKYFFTNGIMPSANLLHYFQKDLYIEKEWYVNGRHYYYTSLAWLQNYTKNKDKILEIFRRVYDDPELWLIRWKIFFLAVAEFFKTNKGTEWFVVHYLFAKK; encoded by the coding sequence ATGAAGGATCAAGCCCACATTGCAGAGAAATTACCTGAGTCTTTACTAAAAATCATCATCAACTACTTGAATAAAAAACGCATTCGAGAAGAAGACCTAAAAGACCTAGAAAAAAACCAAGAAAAATTCTTAAAAATAATCGATGAACTCAAAAAGTCTCCGATTGCTTTAACTCCTGAACTTGCCAATCAACAACATTATGAATTACCTTATGAATTTTTTGAACTAGTCTTAGGTAAATACAAAAAATATAGCTGTTGTTATTATGACTCACCAAATCTTTCATTGGATGAAGCAGAAAAAAAGATGTTGGATTTATATATCGAACGTGGTGAGATGAAGAATGGTCATTCAATTTTAGATCTAGGTTGTGGTTGGGGTTCTTTTTCTCTTTACATAGCTGAGAAGTTCCCTAAATCCAAAGTGGTTGCTGTAACAAACTCAAAGCTCCAGAAAGAATACATCGACAATCAAATAAAAATCCGAAAACTCAAAAATTTAAAAGTCATAAAAGCTGATATGAATGTATTTGAAACAAAACAAAAATTCGACCGAGTCATCTCTGTCGAAATGTTTGAACATATGAGAAATTACGAAAAACTTTTAGAAAAAATCTCAAGATTTATGAACAAAAATGCAAAACTTTTCGTTCATATTTTTGCTCATCGTCAATTTCCTTACTTTTATGTGGTTCGAGATGAAACCGACTGGATGGCAAAATATTTCTTTACAAATGGCATCATGCCATCGGCGAACTTACTCCATTATTTCCAAAAGGATTTATATATTGAAAAAGAATGGTATGTTAATGGTAGGCACTACTATTATACATCTTTAGCTTGGCTTCAAAATTATACGAAAAACAAAGATAAAATCCTTGAGATTTTCCGTAGAGTCTATGATGATCCCGAGTTGTGGTTGATCCGATGGAAAATTTTCTTTTTAGCTGTGGCAGAGTTTTTCAAAACTAACAAAGGAACCGAATGGTTTGTGGTTCATTATCTTTTTGCTAAGAAGTGA
- a CDS encoding DUF1295 domain-containing protein: MDYIILLEIFILSSLSMMISFLVGKIIHNFAVVDFTWSFNFFLISVYLFNKLEEINPVQGIFLIMVSLWSLRLAFYLLFARIINQPEEGRYVRLRESWKDHLNLKFFLFYQFQALTNVILSIPFLLIFSQENSLLFNHYLGIFVFTLSLIGESISDFHLFLFKRKPSNHNKTLRTGLWRYSRHPNYFFELGIWLSYGIYHMNAPLGYLGFLSFFIILYFILYVTGIPATEEQNLKSKGKEYLDYIATTSPLIPMPPAMYQKYQKWKSLFRSKL; the protein is encoded by the coding sequence ATGGATTACATAATATTATTAGAAATTTTCATTCTTAGTTCATTAAGCATGATGATCTCTTTTCTAGTTGGGAAAATTATTCATAATTTTGCCGTAGTAGATTTTACTTGGAGTTTTAATTTCTTTTTGATTAGTGTTTATCTTTTCAATAAGTTAGAAGAAATCAATCCTGTTCAAGGGATTTTCTTAATTATGGTTTCCCTTTGGAGTCTTCGTTTAGCTTTCTATCTCCTTTTTGCTCGTATCATCAACCAGCCAGAAGAAGGAAGGTATGTCCGACTTCGAGAAAGTTGGAAAGATCATCTTAATTTAAAGTTTTTTCTTTTTTATCAATTTCAAGCCCTGACGAATGTGATTCTTTCCATTCCATTTCTTTTGATCTTTTCCCAAGAAAATAGCCTTCTTTTTAACCATTACTTGGGAATATTTGTTTTTACTTTGAGCCTGATTGGTGAGTCAATTTCTGATTTTCATTTATTTCTTTTCAAAAGGAAGCCCTCCAACCACAACAAAACCCTAAGGACGGGGCTATGGAGATACTCACGACACCCAAATTATTTTTTTGAGTTAGGAATCTGGCTATCTTATGGAATTTATCATATGAATGCACCGTTGGGGTATTTAGGATTTCTTTCTTTTTTTATCATTTTGTATTTTATACTTTATGTAACCGGAATTCCGGCTACCGAAGAACAAAACCTCAAATCCAAAGGAAAAGAATATTTAGACTATATTGCAACAACATCTCCATTAATTCCCATGCCGCCGGCAATGTATCAAAAGTACCAAAAATGGAAATCCCTTTTTAGGAGTAAGCTATGA
- the tpx gene encoding thiol peroxidase codes for MSATVTLKGNPIQLIGTPLRPGDTAPPSVVVTKDLEEKVIGIPNGKKQLVITVPSLDTSVCEKETKTFNEKVVTYPNVDVYVVSMDLPFAQKRFCDSFNIKNLVVASDFRYRDMEKWGVVIAEGGLKGCLARVVFIVDEKGKITYTQVVPEIGQEPDYDDVLKNL; via the coding sequence ATGAGCGCAACTGTAACCCTCAAAGGAAATCCCATACAATTGATTGGAACCCCCCTTAGACCAGGAGATACAGCTCCACCATCAGTGGTTGTTACAAAAGACTTAGAAGAAAAAGTGATTGGTATCCCAAACGGAAAAAAGCAACTTGTGATTACTGTTCCATCGTTGGATACTTCCGTATGCGAAAAAGAAACCAAAACCTTCAATGAGAAAGTAGTGACGTATCCAAATGTTGATGTCTATGTTGTTTCGATGGATTTGCCTTTTGCCCAAAAAAGATTTTGTGATAGTTTCAATATCAAGAATCTTGTTGTGGCATCGGATTTTCGCTATCGAGACATGGAGAAATGGGGTGTTGTGATTGCCGAAGGTGGGTTAAAAGGTTGTTTAGCAAGAGTGGTTTTTATCGTGGATGAAAAAGGAAAAATAACTTATACTCAAGTTGTGCCAGAGATTGGTCAAGAACCTGATTACGATGATGTTCTAAAAAACTTGTGA
- a CDS encoding aromatic amino acid ammonia-lyase codes for MLNIEDIFHWEHIRYEECIENLATLNQKEILISNEQRKRIQESFYRFLELEKIQKIYGIHTGLGPFVKFDNQMSSVEFLDHLIVGTGNPIPEEVIEYSLLFRVLTMSRGFSGVRTEFLDFILFYYHHKAFPVVFERGSLGASGDLIPLAMILNSLIGRSKSFIKKNNKIYPSKKFIKKFQIKVLELHKKEVLSFINGISVSKAYFFFSLYRFFELLKIIHELFLLNYILLNANEEHFDNELLKLNRFMHHDLIKEKDELWRFYKHQISLDFPRPLQEIYSLRCGYQILGAVWEQFQHVATSFQKELFSIDDNPLIIRDRVVHGGNFFGQNLAFLSDQLNLLMVQLGVWIERLMKTLLYPDINPITFLGSHEPKESFGLAGLELLSSSLIAELRAKGNFHSTYSVPTNGGNQDIVPMANLSVRKTYQQLDLLLDLVISYFIVILNFNQLLSKTHSQKVTHFSFRVNQYFSYIIKHFGSENLSHLIQKVKRKFYQITS; via the coding sequence ATGCTCAACATTGAGGATATATTTCACTGGGAACACATTCGCTATGAGGAATGCATAGAAAATCTTGCTACCCTCAATCAAAAAGAAATCCTAATTTCAAACGAACAAAGAAAAAGAATCCAAGAATCTTTTTATAGGTTTTTGGAGCTCGAGAAAATCCAAAAGATTTACGGGATCCACACTGGCTTAGGACCTTTTGTTAAATTCGATAATCAAATGAGTTCAGTTGAATTTTTAGACCACTTGATTGTAGGAACTGGAAACCCTATCCCAGAGGAGGTTATCGAATATTCTTTGCTTTTTCGTGTGTTAACGATGAGTAGAGGTTTTTCTGGAGTGAGAACTGAGTTTTTGGATTTTATTTTATTTTATTATCACCATAAGGCTTTTCCTGTTGTTTTTGAACGAGGAAGCTTAGGAGCAAGTGGGGATTTGATCCCATTAGCAATGATTCTAAATTCTCTCATTGGAAGGTCTAAAAGTTTCATAAAAAAAAATAACAAAATCTATCCATCAAAAAAGTTTATAAAAAAGTTTCAAATAAAAGTTTTAGAACTTCATAAAAAAGAAGTATTGAGTTTTATTAATGGAATAAGTGTTTCAAAAGCCTATTTCTTTTTTTCTTTATATCGTTTTTTTGAGTTATTAAAAATTATTCATGAGCTTTTTCTTTTGAATTACATTCTTTTGAATGCGAACGAAGAACATTTCGATAACGAACTTTTGAAACTTAATCGCTTTATGCATCATGATCTAATCAAAGAAAAAGATGAACTATGGAGGTTTTATAAACATCAAATATCATTAGATTTTCCAAGACCATTACAAGAAATATATTCTTTACGATGTGGATATCAAATCTTAGGAGCTGTCTGGGAGCAGTTCCAACATGTTGCAACTTCATTCCAAAAAGAACTGTTTTCAATTGATGATAATCCTCTAATCATACGTGATAGGGTAGTTCATGGGGGAAACTTTTTCGGACAAAACTTAGCATTTTTATCGGACCAGTTGAATCTTTTGATGGTTCAATTAGGAGTTTGGATTGAACGTTTGATGAAGACTCTGCTTTATCCTGATATAAACCCAATTACGTTTTTGGGAAGTCATGAACCAAAAGAATCTTTTGGATTGGCAGGTTTGGAGCTCTTGTCATCGTCTCTTATTGCGGAGTTGCGGGCAAAGGGGAATTTTCATTCTACTTATTCTGTTCCTACAAATGGAGGCAATCAAGACATTGTTCCTATGGCTAACCTCAGTGTTCGAAAAACCTACCAACAACTGGATCTACTACTCGATTTAGTGATTTCGTATTTTATCGTGATCTTAAATTTTAATCAACTTTTATCAAAAACCCATTCACAAAAAGTAACTCATTTTTCATTTAGAGTAAATCAATACTTTAGTTATATAATCAAACATTTTGGAAGCGAAAATCTTAGCCATTTAATTCAAAAAGTGAAAAGGAAATTTTATCAAATCACTTCTTAG
- the uvrA gene encoding excinuclease ABC subunit UvrA → MRDYIYIQGAREHNLKNITLKIPRNQLVVITGVSGSGKSSLAFDTIYAEGQRRYVESLSAYARQFLGLMNKPDVDVIEGLSPTISIEQKTTHNNPRSTVGTITEIYDYLRLLFGNVGVAHCHLCGREVQSVSVDQIIENIYKFPLNSKLTVLAPLVINRKGEHKEIFQSIKKNGFLRARVDGTIYQIDEILENMKFKLDKNKKHSIDLVVDRVILKHENRSRLYDSVELALKEGNDTVILLHEHDHQIHEVVFSSKLYCHHCEVSLPELKPVNFSFNSPLGACSHCSGLGFLLEFDEELIIQNPYKSILDGAIEPFGKIDESRYIYEKFEILAKKLNFQIKEPWCNLSKDIQKAILYGYFEKGFPIFEGVIPILQRRFKETKSEDIQEWYKRFMVEKTCPVCHGRRLRPESLAVRFHQKTISDIVDMPIEKCLEFFKNVSLTAYEEKVVGRVLQEIIKRLEFLNNVGVGYLTLSRSAGTLSGGELQRIRLATQIGSSLTGVIYILDEPSIGLHQRDNDKLIQTLKNLKELGNTVIVVEHDEDTMLQSDYIIDLGPGAGIHGGNIVAMGSPEEIKNHPESLTGKYLSKRLKIEVPKQRRKGNGKFLKLYGAHLNNLKHIDVEFPLGMFICITGVSGSGKSTLINEVLYKGLRKKQVEGGVGFRKIEGLDHIDKVIAIDQEPIGRTPRSNPATYTGVFTPIRELFASLPEAKLHGYKAGRFSFNVKGGRCENCDGAGIIKIEMHFLPDVFVSCDVCGGKRFNKETLQIKYKGKSIYDVLEMTVEDAFSFFENIPVIKNKLETLIRVGLDYIKLGQPATTLSGGEAQRIKLATELSKRSTGKTVYILDEPTTGLHFHDIKKLLDVLHELVDRGNTVIVIEHNMDVIKTADWVIDLGPEGGERGGFVVAKGQPEEIMNVKESYTGFYLKKYL, encoded by the coding sequence ATGCGAGATTACATCTATATACAAGGAGCAAGGGAACATAATTTAAAAAACATTACGTTAAAGATTCCAAGAAACCAATTGGTGGTTATCACAGGGGTTTCTGGTTCTGGAAAATCTTCTTTGGCTTTTGACACCATTTATGCAGAAGGTCAAAGAAGATACGTGGAATCATTAAGTGCTTATGCAAGACAATTCTTAGGGCTAATGAATAAGCCTGATGTGGATGTGATTGAGGGTTTAAGTCCTACCATTTCGATTGAACAAAAAACCACTCATAACAATCCTCGCTCTACCGTAGGAACCATCACAGAAATTTATGATTATCTTCGCTTGCTATTTGGAAATGTAGGTGTTGCCCATTGTCATTTGTGCGGTCGTGAGGTACAATCGGTATCTGTGGATCAAATCATTGAAAATATTTATAAATTTCCTTTAAATTCCAAGTTGACGGTTCTTGCTCCCTTAGTGATCAATCGTAAAGGAGAACATAAAGAAATCTTCCAAAGTATTAAGAAAAATGGATTTTTACGAGCAAGGGTTGATGGAACCATTTATCAAATCGATGAAATTTTGGAAAATATGAAATTCAAACTGGATAAAAATAAAAAACACAGCATTGACTTGGTGGTGGATCGAGTCATCTTAAAGCATGAGAACCGAAGTCGTTTATATGATAGTGTAGAACTTGCCCTCAAAGAAGGAAATGATACAGTAATACTTTTACATGAACATGACCATCAAATCCACGAAGTTGTGTTTTCATCGAAGTTATATTGCCATCATTGTGAGGTTTCCCTTCCAGAACTAAAACCTGTGAATTTTTCATTTAACTCTCCTTTGGGAGCATGTTCTCATTGTAGTGGTTTAGGGTTTTTGTTGGAATTCGATGAAGAATTGATCATTCAAAATCCCTATAAATCCATCCTTGATGGAGCCATTGAGCCTTTTGGAAAGATTGATGAGTCTCGGTATATCTATGAAAAGTTCGAAATCTTAGCAAAAAAACTCAACTTTCAAATCAAAGAACCTTGGTGTAATCTATCCAAAGACATACAAAAAGCTATTTTGTATGGTTATTTTGAAAAAGGATTTCCTATTTTTGAAGGAGTAATTCCGATTCTACAAAGAAGATTCAAAGAAACCAAATCAGAAGACATTCAAGAATGGTACAAAAGATTCATGGTAGAAAAGACCTGTCCGGTTTGTCATGGGAGGCGACTTCGTCCTGAGTCCTTGGCAGTAAGGTTCCATCAAAAAACCATTTCAGATATCGTGGATATGCCTATTGAAAAATGTTTAGAATTCTTTAAAAATGTTTCTTTGACTGCATATGAAGAAAAAGTTGTTGGAAGGGTTTTACAAGAAATCATCAAGCGTTTGGAGTTTTTAAACAACGTAGGGGTGGGGTATTTGACATTGTCTCGTTCTGCAGGAACCCTATCAGGTGGGGAGCTCCAAAGGATTCGCTTGGCAACTCAAATTGGTTCGTCCTTAACAGGAGTGATCTATATCTTGGATGAACCATCGATTGGACTACACCAACGGGATAATGACAAACTCATTCAAACCTTAAAAAATCTCAAAGAATTAGGAAACACTGTGATTGTGGTAGAACATGACGAAGATACTATGCTCCAATCAGACTATATCATTGATTTAGGACCTGGTGCTGGGATACATGGTGGAAACATAGTAGCTATGGGATCTCCAGAAGAAATCAAAAATCATCCTGAAAGTTTGACGGGGAAGTATCTATCCAAAAGACTGAAAATCGAAGTTCCAAAACAACGAAGAAAAGGGAATGGCAAATTTCTCAAACTCTATGGAGCTCACTTGAATAATTTAAAACATATCGATGTAGAATTTCCGTTGGGTATGTTTATTTGCATCACGGGAGTTTCGGGCTCAGGAAAGTCAACTTTAATCAATGAAGTTTTATATAAAGGTCTAAGAAAAAAACAAGTAGAGGGTGGCGTTGGATTTCGAAAGATTGAAGGGTTAGATCATATCGATAAAGTAATAGCAATTGATCAAGAACCCATTGGAAGAACTCCCCGATCCAACCCTGCAACTTATACGGGGGTTTTTACTCCCATCAGGGAATTATTTGCGAGTCTGCCTGAAGCAAAGCTTCATGGATATAAAGCAGGAAGATTCAGTTTCAACGTCAAAGGGGGAAGATGCGAGAATTGTGATGGTGCAGGAATCATTAAGATTGAAATGCATTTTCTGCCAGATGTTTTTGTGAGTTGTGACGTGTGTGGTGGGAAAAGATTCAACAAAGAAACACTACAAATCAAGTACAAAGGCAAATCTATTTATGATGTGTTAGAAATGACGGTCGAAGATGCTTTTAGCTTTTTTGAAAATATCCCAGTCATCAAAAACAAATTAGAAACCCTAATCAGAGTAGGGCTTGATTATATTAAGTTAGGTCAACCTGCCACTACTCTCTCGGGAGGTGAAGCTCAAAGGATCAAGCTTGCAACAGAACTGTCCAAGCGAAGCACAGGGAAAACTGTGTATATTTTAGATGAACCAACGACAGGACTACATTTTCATGATATCAAAAAGCTTTTGGATGTTTTGCATGAACTTGTAGATCGCGGCAACACCGTGATTGTGATTGAACATAACATGGATGTGATCAAAACAGCGGATTGGGTGATTGATCTTGGACCTGAAGGAGGAGAAAGAGGTGGCTTTGTTGTTGCAAAAGGACAACCCGAAGAAATCATGAATGTCAAAGAAAGCTATACGGGTTTTTATTTGAAAAAATACTTGTGA
- a CDS encoding ThaI family type II restriction endonuclease has protein sequence MGNLLVEIFKDQMLIQKIQKKLPYLFKIAEIEVSKGGRVGMEVGTLREKMIIALLMYKFGIERVQEVPITQHETDVIIVGHQNPISIKTKTNTSFRSVKLIWTVDWSKVEYFYENYEPKTDIILITIKWCSEGMFCYIPKDNQIEVFNSLGRDKYINKPRKGTNPRGIEINPNALKICVDKSIQMGYYISVNWFIPHDLEYNPYIKWIELWKKK, from the coding sequence GTGGGAAATCTTCTAGTTGAAATCTTTAAAGATCAAATGCTAATTCAAAAGATACAAAAGAAACTCCCATATTTATTTAAAATTGCTGAAATAGAAGTTTCGAAAGGTGGACGAGTCGGAATGGAAGTAGGAACTTTAAGAGAAAAAATGATAATTGCTCTTTTAATGTATAAATTTGGTATCGAACGTGTTCAAGAAGTTCCAATCACACAACACGAAACAGATGTAATAATAGTAGGGCATCAAAATCCAATATCCATAAAGACAAAAACAAATACTTCGTTTCGCAGTGTTAAGTTGATTTGGACAGTAGACTGGAGTAAAGTAGAATACTTTTATGAAAATTATGAACCCAAAACCGATATCATACTAATCACAATAAAATGGTGCTCTGAAGGTATGTTTTGTTATATACCAAAAGATAACCAAATCGAAGTCTTTAATTCTCTTGGTAGAGACAAGTATATTAATAAACCAAGAAAAGGAACAAACCCTCGTGGGATTGAAATTAATCCAAATGCATTAAAAATATGTGTTGACAAGTCTATACAAATGGGATACTATATATCTGTTAACTGGTTTATACCACATGATTTAGAATATAATCCTTATATAAAATGGATAGAATTATGGAAAAAAAAATAA
- a CDS encoding M23 family metallopeptidase, with translation MWKNFETPKLNPDQIKQRLQKKFSERLTIMLIPHGNEKIYSIHISFLVLVFLLGLFVFLIIVGLNAYLRYKEISQKIEELQHLYGKNYQFIFYLQKALMEIQNYNKHQINKNIQNIYEVIQIPSSKLKVDFSDISEIVEEKINKEISEKKELPTGFKYIKATYIAYNIKEFLQLQTDVLRKIEKLQDKKIDFVYSIPNGRPVYRVNDTSGYGIRLDPVTRNHFEFHTGMDMAGSYGDPILATADGYVYKVFYDPGYGNTVILKHPSGYYTLYAHLSRALVQTNQRVYKGQAIALMGLSGRTTGVHLHYEVQLPNQDRVNPISFVCLTDLLTSKCKRYNRNFEED, from the coding sequence ATGTGGAAAAATTTTGAAACTCCCAAACTTAATCCAGACCAAATAAAGCAACGTCTCCAAAAGAAATTTTCTGAAAGACTCACCATCATGTTGATACCTCATGGAAATGAAAAAATCTATAGCATACACATTAGCTTTTTGGTTCTCGTCTTTTTGTTGGGTTTATTTGTTTTCTTGATTATCGTAGGATTGAATGCTTATCTACGATATAAAGAAATATCTCAAAAAATTGAAGAATTACAACACCTCTACGGAAAAAACTATCAGTTTATTTTTTATCTACAAAAAGCATTGATGGAAATCCAAAACTATAACAAACACCAAATCAATAAAAATATACAAAATATTTATGAAGTCATCCAAATCCCATCTTCTAAGTTGAAGGTGGATTTTTCTGATATCTCAGAAATCGTAGAAGAAAAGATCAACAAAGAAATAAGTGAAAAAAAAGAACTCCCAACTGGATTTAAATATATCAAAGCTACTTATATAGCTTACAACATCAAAGAGTTCCTTCAACTTCAAACCGATGTTTTAAGAAAAATCGAAAAACTCCAAGACAAAAAGATTGATTTTGTTTATTCCATTCCGAACGGTAGACCCGTTTATAGAGTGAATGACACTTCCGGGTATGGGATTCGTTTGGATCCTGTAACAAGAAATCACTTTGAATTTCACACAGGTATGGATATGGCGGGCTCTTATGGAGATCCCATCCTTGCTACAGCCGATGGATATGTATATAAAGTTTTTTACGATCCCGGTTATGGAAATACCGTCATTCTAAAACACCCCTCGGGTTATTATACCCTCTATGCTCATCTTTCTCGAGCATTGGTTCAAACCAATCAAAGGGTTTATAAAGGACAGGCAATCGCCCTAATGGGACTTTCGGGTAGAACCACAGGAGTTCATCTTCACTACGAGGTTCAACTCCCAAACCAAGATCGTGTCAATCCCATTTCGTTTGTTTGTTTAACGGATTTGTTAACCTCCAAGTGTAAAAGATACAATCGAAACTTCGAAGAAGATTAA
- a CDS encoding site-specific DNA-methyltransferase, producing MEKKIKTKTSTHSFGSKGRISHNSQSFYSRKIIESFKEKYHFENLKENVSVAENLIPPFLKNTILNQSSENMKDLPDRSIHLIITSPPYNVGKEYDQDISFDDYRNFLKQVFKECYRVLTWGGRICINIANLGRKPYIPLHAFLIQDMLELGFLMRGEIIWVKEGGGAPSTAWGTWQSAKNPILRDEHEYILVFSKGEYTRKKEKDKKDTLTKEEFLNYTKSVWHIKPESAKKIGHPAPFPVELPVRLIKLFSYTQDVVLDPFMGSGQTAIASLMTNRYYVGYEIHPEYVELANIRIKEFLKNPSLAQRELFV from the coding sequence ATGGAAAAAAAAATAAAGACAAAAACTTCTACCCACAGCTTTGGTTCTAAGGGGAGGATCTCCCACAATTCTCAGAGCTTCTATTCAAGGAAAATCATCGAGAGCTTCAAAGAAAAATATCATTTTGAAAATCTCAAAGAAAATGTTTCTGTTGCTGAAAACCTAATACCTCCCTTTTTGAAAAATACCATCTTAAACCAATCCTCAGAAAATATGAAGGATTTACCAGATCGAAGCATTCATCTTATCATAACTTCACCACCTTATAATGTTGGCAAAGAATATGACCAAGATATAAGTTTCGATGATTATAGAAATTTTTTAAAACAAGTCTTTAAGGAATGCTATAGAGTTCTTACATGGGGTGGAAGGATTTGTATCAATATCGCAAATCTTGGTAGAAAACCCTACATACCATTACATGCATTTCTCATACAAGATATGTTAGAACTTGGATTTTTGATGCGGGGAGAGATTATTTGGGTGAAGGAAGGAGGCGGTGCTCCCTCCACTGCTTGGGGCACATGGCAGTCAGCAAAAAATCCCATTCTTCGAGATGAACACGAATACATATTGGTTTTCTCAAAAGGCGAATACACAAGAAAAAAAGAAAAAGACAAAAAAGACACTTTAACCAAAGAAGAGTTTTTAAACTACACAAAAAGCGTTTGGCACATAAAACCCGAATCCGCCAAAAAAATAGGACATCCTGCTCCTTTCCCAGTTGAGCTTCCCGTCAGACTCATCAAGCTCTTCTCTTACACTCAAGATGTTGTTCTTGACCCTTTCATGGGAAGTGGACAAACCGCCATTGCCAGCCTCATGACAAATCGGTATTACGTCGGCTATGAAATCCACCCCGAATATGTAGAATTAGCAAACATAAGAATCAAAGAATTCCTCAAAAACCCATCATTGGCTCAAAGAGAATTATTTGTTTGA